The Cotesia glomerata isolate CgM1 linkage group LG7, MPM_Cglom_v2.3, whole genome shotgun sequence genome segment aataaattttttatttatcgcgCTCAACAATCGCCATATTTAGACTCATGACTTCTAACTATAGAGCATAAAAATGTATAGTCTCGAAATAGTCAACAGAACTTATGCGCATGTTGTGATTCAACGTAAACATACGCATAAATAATCACATTAaggagattaaattttatatcattattttaagtgAGCCAATGATAAAAGAACAGATCATTCTGTATCAgtttgactattttttatattttttaaaaaatcgataaaattatACTTGGTGATTTAACCTGTCTAGTGAatgagttttataaaatttttacaatgatTAGAacattgttattaaattttttattatttacaacaaTTTATGCTGGTCCTGAAGAGGATGAAGGTGTAAAATATGCAAATAAGTGtgaaggtaatttttatttactatttttattttttatcatcaataattaattattattgttttagtGTGCAAAGTATTTTCTATGGAGTTGGAAGCTAGGCTAGATGAAACAGGAAAGACTCACGATGTCCTGGAAGTCGGTTATTCTTTAGACGATGTTGCTCCAAAAAAGAAAAAGCAGTATAAACAatcgtaatatttttaacaagctcaatatttttatgaaaatgaaaTCAGCAGaaatctgacaattttttttaatttttctaattcaaaaaattatttaaaaaaaattaaatttcacgtgcacaaaatttaaaactctataaggtaaaagccccaatagatgatcacgtaccagtatatgatcactccatgtatttgtatatctatattcacaaatataggtatacaaatacatggagtgatcatatactggtacatgatcatctattggggcttttaccttaagtgtaatttatgaaaaatatttttttaattataatttaattaatgaaataaatcaaaaaattttttaatttctgctaaatttagtatcatttatttaaaatgattttaatcttaatagtgtaattgaaaaaaaaaatttgtcataTTTTAATAGAGAGCTGAGACTGGTTGAATCACTGGAAGATATTTGCGAACGTATCCTGGAGTATAACATCCATAAGGAGCGTGATGACAGTACAAGATTTTCCAAAGGGATGAGTCAAACTTTCAAAACACTCCATGGCCTTGtgtaaataactttatttaaaaaaaaaagcatttaTCAACGTTAAAGAATAAGTCTAATGCATATAATTACATCTGATTTGTTTTCCTATAATTACAGAGATAAAGGAGTTAAAGTCGAGTTGGGAATACCGTATGAATTATGGGACAAACCATCTGTTGAAATAACAACCTTGAAAACACAATGTGAGGATATGCTCGAAAATCATGAGTCAGATATCGAGGAATGGTATTTCAATTACCAAGGAAAAGTGCCGCTTGAAAGGTAAAAGAATATTTATCTTATGTACGATGATTAGATCTAGAACATGAGTCCCCCAGGACTCGGAACTTGGTCTAAAAATTTGTCTAGTCATTAAAACATTTACAACAGTTATCTAACTTGTCCAAAATATTTGTCCTCAGGTATCTTTGTTCTGAGCGGGTGCTCGTAGACGATGATGACTCATGTCTCAAAGAAAAAGGCGACACGGGTAAAGATCGTAAAGATAAATCAAAaagaaaatccaaaaaatctaataatgataataaaaggAAAAACTCTAAACAAGAGTTGTAgacttattaatttaattgactgattaaaataattacttaattgtttatatttttgccatgataattttactttttactttttattacaTATGTACATATGTACATAACTGAAgttgtttttttcagaaataaaaaacaaatgatGATTTATCTCTAAAGATAATATgtcaatttttctattaattttttttttaattatatttaatattaatacttttgttaataaccaagaaacagataatttttttccatactTGGTGCAATTTTATACAATAGTACCTTGTGGTGGTATTTTAATTACTCCAGATTGGGTTCTGACTGCTGCACAGTGTCTTCACAATAAGCGTAATGTAAATCcattattaaatgattattaattaattaattaattaatttttgaatttatttcagTCGATACTGGTCAATGTGGCGGGATCCAATGAAACAGCGGGCGAACCAATCGGAGTAAAAGCAACATTCATTCATCCGCAATTTAATATGTACTCAAAAGTACACGACCACAGGTTCAACGTTGCTCTAATGAAACTTTACCGGCCATTCAATCTACAGCCGCTTGGtttcttaaataaaactgCCGGGATGCTCGTGAATATCGGGACTTCTAAATCGATAAATACATACAATTGTTGTTTTATTTACGGCTGGGATAGTATTATATCTTCGACGATTCGGGTGTTTACCAAAGCTATACAAACTATTTCAGTACAACCGCGAGATAAAGAGGCCTGTGTAAACAAGATCAATAACGTAAATATTGTATGTGCCAGCGGTGAAAGCCGGAAACAGTGTGCAGGTAATCCAGGTTCACCGATCGTGTGCAATGAGCCGAACGGTGATAATCGTGTATTGGGGATAGCGTCTTGGACTAATTTTTCTCTCCAATGCGATGATTCTTCAACCTATTTGAATCTTACTTCGTTTAGGTAACTTTTAATTCCAGGGTAATTACAGGGTGGtgatataattgaaaatttttggagttgaaaaattttattggaaattttagttttggttggggaaaattttgaaaatatttattatcataatatgTTCTCGTATGATAATGAAATTAGTATgatacactgagagaaaaaatttcttttgaaaaaaatgagcatTGTTGTGAcaagaatttaatttgttgaaaattttaaacaattttatttcttagctgaaaaaataaaaatttttttccacagTAATTTTCTGGTAGAAAGTTTTCtagagttgggaaagaacaaTTTTGGGTGAAAATTCGCAAGTTGtctatctaaaattgtttttttccaaatcaaaaaaacttttcttaaGTTTGcggttataatttttttaattttctacatatggaattttttcaattgtttgaTGTCTGCTaaattcagtatcataaatCGACATCTgacttttatttgatttttatctatactaatattataaagaggaaagatttgattgtttgtttgcatCGAATAAGCtccgaaactactgaaccgatttgaaaaattttttcactgttgagaagctacactatccccgACATAGGCTATATTACATCATAAttaatgttgaaatttttgttaaatacgcGTGCGAAGCCGAGGTGGACTgctagttaaaaataaattaaaaaaaaaaaaatacatgttttaaaaaatttgcacttatagtttttttttagtttctagatgtaaaatttttcatttatattttttcataataaattagttatcataaaaatcaaaaaaattgaaaggtgtcttttaatataattagtATCATGTTTTCCTCAAAgtattttatagtaaaattgatttaaaaaattacaatcaccACCTTGAAtgaaattgcatttattaaaattaaccatctaattatttataaatatagatcatggattaataatttagtttcaatggactttgaaaaaaatagcagTCCTAGTAATTATAGTAGCACTACAAGTTTAAAAGTtcaagttaaatatttttacaacacTCAAAAAACCCCTTATAACcgtaaaattcataattttacaaCATCTACAACAAAAAATACAACTAAGCGCAATAAATATCAAGATATCGAACGTAGTGACAAAGATGAAGGAACCACAGAAGacgaattatcaaaaatttttcctttctATCAAGTTTCAAGCTCCAATTCAATTTACCCGATTTATTTTCTCTTAATTCTAGGACACATTTgcagttttaatttatagataaaatttaataacaaataaatttattacaatatctataaattttaatacaatttattttgtaaaataattgctAAGATTACTTTTCACGTAGAGACTTTTTGACACGTGGTTTTTTACCTTTGAGAACTCTCTGTCTTTCGATTTCTTCTTTCCAATCTAAATGTTCATCCCGGAAAAGACCGTATAGACGAAGGTTCCTCATAAGCCATCCGATCTGCGGATGTCGTGGATAGTATTGGACGATTTCCTCACGTTTGTGTATGGGCTTCTCACTGAATATTTTGACGACTTTCATGGACTTCCGATTCGTGGGACGAAACACTTCACCGAATATTTTGTTTGAAAGAAGATTCATACGCTTCGCATATG includes the following:
- the LOC123268249 gene encoding 28S ribosomal protein S33, mitochondrial, with the translated sequence MSKYVDLTKLSTTYAKRMNLLSNKIFGEVFRPTNRKSMKVVKIFSEKPIHKREEIVQYYPRHPQIGWLMRNLRLYGLFRDEHLDWKEEIERQRVLKGKKPRVKKSLREK
- the LOC123268248 gene encoding protein canopy 4; its protein translation is MIRTLLLNFLLFTTIYAGPEEDEGVKYANKCEVCKVFSMELEARLDETGKTHDVLEVGYSLDDVAPKKKKQYKQSELRLVESLEDICERILEYNIHKERDDSTRFSKGMSQTFKTLHGLVDKGVKVELGIPYELWDKPSVEITTLKTQCEDMLENHESDIEEWYFNYQGKVPLERYLCSERVLVDDDDSCLKEKGDTGKDRKDKSKRKSKKSNNDNKRKNSKQEL
- the LOC123268247 gene encoding serine protease 58-like, translated to MSIFLLIFFLIIFNINTFVNNQETDNFFPYLVQFYTIVPCGGILITPDWVLTAAQCLHNKRNSILVNVAGSNETAGEPIGVKATFIHPQFNMYSKVHDHRFNVALMKLYRPFNLQPLGFLNKTAGMLVNIGTSKSINTYNCCFIYGWDSIISSTIRVFTKAIQTISVQPRDKEACVNKINNVNIVCASGESRKQCAGNPGSPIVCNEPNGDNRVLGIASWTNFSLQCDDSSTYLNLTSFRSWINNLVSMDFEKNSSPSNYSSTTSLKVQVKYFYNTQKTPYNRKIHNFTTSTTKNTTKRNKYQDIERSDKDEGTTEDELSKIFPFYQVSSSNSIYPIYFLLILGHICSFNL